The following coding sequences are from one Vulpes vulpes isolate BD-2025 chromosome 12, VulVul3, whole genome shotgun sequence window:
- the LOC112930859 gene encoding protein S100-A11-like → MAKMSSPTETERCIESLIAVFQKFAGKEGNNCTLSKTEFLTFMNTELAAFTKNQKDPGVLDRMMKKLDLNSDGQLDFQEFLNLIGGMAIACHDSFTRSPHFRK, encoded by the coding sequence ATGGCAAAAATGTCCAGCCCTACGGAGACTGAGCGGTGCATCGAGTCTCTGATTGCTGTTTTCCAGAAGTTTGCTGGAAAGGAGGGTAACAACTGCACACTCTCCAAGACAGAGTTCCTAACCTTCATGAATACAGAACTGGCTGCCTTCACAAAGAACCAGAAAGACCCTGGTGTCCTTGACCGCATGATGAAGAAACTGGACCTCAACTCTGATGGGCAGCTGGATTTCCAAGAATTTCTTAATCTTATTGGTGGCATGGCCATAGCTTGCCATGACTCCTTTACAAGGTCTCCCCATTTCCGGAAGTAA